The Sphingomonas crocodyli genome contains the following window.
GGTTGGCCGGATCGACCGACGAGCAATCGACCGCGAAAGACTTCTGAATGTCCTCGACGCTGTACTGCGCCTGCTGCGCACCCAGCGGCGCGGCGGCGAAAGCGATAAGAACCAGCGTCGCTTGTAGCTTGATACGCACGGCAACAACCCTCCTGTTCACGGCACCCCGAAAGCTACGAATACTATGCTTCTCAAGTTGCGGCGAGAGCAATAGCGAGTCGAGGGTAAGACAATCTGTGCCGTAGCGCACAGGCGGAACAGCATGGCGGGCAGACGGTTAGGCTATCGATGCTCCGCCGCACCGCCCCCGCGACGATCGTCGAAACGGACGTGCCCGCCCGGCTCGATCGGCTGCCCTGGGGCCGTTTTCATTGGCTGGTGGTGGTGGCGTTGGGGATCACCTGGATCCTCGACGGCCTCGAAGTGACGTTGACCGGATCGGTCGCGGGCGCGTTGCGGCATAGCCCGACCTTGCGGTTTTCGGCGGCGGATGTGGGCTTCGCCAACAGCGCCTATCTGGCGGGCGCGGTGCTGGGCGCCTTGTTCTTCGGCTGGCTCACCGATCGGCTGGGGCGCAAGCGGCTCTTTTCGATCACGCTGGCGGTTTACTTCACTGCGACGGCGGCGACCGCCTTTGCCTGGGATCTGTCCAGCTTTGCGTTGCTGCGTTTCATCACCGGCGCGGGGATCGGTGGCGAATATAGCGCGATCAATTCGGCGATTCAGGAACTCATCCCCGCGCGGCGGCGCGGCTGGACCGATCTGGCGATCAACGGCAGTTTCTGGGTCGGTGCTGCGATTGCGGGGATGGGGAGCATCATCCTGCTCGACCCGGCCTTGTTCGATCCCGATCTTGGCTGGCGGATCGCCTTCTTTCTAGGGGCTGCGATCGGGATCGTGATCCTGTTCCTGCGCCGCTTCATTCCCGAAAGCCCCCGCTGGCTGATCGTTCATGGCCGGGCGGAGGAGGCCGAACGGATCGTGGCGGAGATCGAGCGGCGATCGGAGGTGCCCACCGGCTCCGCGCCGCGCGCCCGCCTGCTCGCGCGCAGCCATACGCCGCTGAGTGAGGTGTTCGCGGTGATCGTGCGCACCTATCCGCGGCGCGCGGTGCTGGGGCTGGTCCTGATGGCGGCGCAGGCCTTCTGCTATAATGCGATCTTCTTTACCTATGCGATGATGCTGACCGACTTTTACGGCGTGCGCGCCGATGCGGTCGGCTGGTACGTGCTGCCTTTTGCGGCGGGCAATGTCGCGGGGCCGCTGCTGCTCGGGCGCTTGTTCGACACGATCGGGCGGCGGCGGATGATCGCCTTCACCTATGCGATGTCGGCGCTGCTGCTCGCGCTGACCGGCTGGCTGTTCCGCGAAGGCATGCTCGATGCGACCACCCAGACCCTGTGTTGGAGCATCACCTTCTTCTTCGCGTCGGCGGCGGCAAGCTCGGCCTATCTGACGGTCGCCGAAAGTTTCCCATTGGAAACTCGGGCGCTGACCATCGCCATCTTCTATGCGCTCGGCACCGGGATCGGCGGTGTCGTCGCGCCGTGGGCGTTCGGCCTGCTGGTCGAAAGCGGATCGAGGGGTGCGGTGATGGGCGGCTATCTGTTCGCGGGCGGGCTGATGGCGCTGGCGGGTGCTGCGGCCTGGCGGCTCGGCATAGACAGCGAGCGACGCCCGCTCGAAGAGGTCGCCCGCCCGCTGTCGTGGCAGGACGATTAAGGCGCGTTTAGGGTACCAGGATCGTGTCCTTCGCCTCGTCGAGCGTGTCGGGGAAGTCGAGCGTATAGTGCAGGCCGCGGCTCTCCTTGCGGTGGAGCGCGGAGCGCACGATCAGGTCGGCGACGTCGACCAGATTGCGCAGCTCGATCAGGTCGGGCGTCACGCGGAAGTTGCCGTAATAGTCGGCCACTTCCTG
Protein-coding sequences here:
- a CDS encoding MFS transporter, translated to MLRRTAPATIVETDVPARLDRLPWGRFHWLVVVALGITWILDGLEVTLTGSVAGALRHSPTLRFSAADVGFANSAYLAGAVLGALFFGWLTDRLGRKRLFSITLAVYFTATAATAFAWDLSSFALLRFITGAGIGGEYSAINSAIQELIPARRRGWTDLAINGSFWVGAAIAGMGSIILLDPALFDPDLGWRIAFFLGAAIGIVILFLRRFIPESPRWLIVHGRAEEAERIVAEIERRSEVPTGSAPRARLLARSHTPLSEVFAVIVRTYPRRAVLGLVLMAAQAFCYNAIFFTYAMMLTDFYGVRADAVGWYVLPFAAGNVAGPLLLGRLFDTIGRRRMIAFTYAMSALLLALTGWLFREGMLDATTQTLCWSITFFFASAAASSAYLTVAESFPLETRALTIAIFYALGTGIGGVVAPWAFGLLVESGSRGAVMGGYLFAGGLMALAGAAAWRLGIDSERRPLEEVARPLSWQDD